The Nicotiana tabacum cultivar K326 chromosome 14, ASM71507v2, whole genome shotgun sequence genome contains a region encoding:
- the LOC107782503 gene encoding uncharacterized protein LOC107782503, whose protein sequence is MANFIADTKNKIQDLFVYLVSCGKSSKDQGPAKDVAENFQEIGGLVIIDEPGNAPTAPITGEQGNNAEEEQQDFAIFPPGDPRNNIIYDQPENNNDEIPSAGNEQYYVPLVPQGKANVPRAPPKRVPPKGETG, encoded by the exons atggctAATTTCATTGCGGATACGAAGAACAAGATTCAAGATCTGTTCGTATACCTCGTTTCATGTGGAAAATCTTCTAAAG ACCAAGGGCCAGCAAAAGATGTAGCAGAAAACTTCCAGGAAATTGGTGGACTGGTAATTATAGATGAACCAGGAAATGCACCAACAGCACCAATTACAGGTGAACAAGGAAATAATGCAGAGGAAGAGCAGCAAGATTTTGCAATATTCCCACCTGGAGATCCAAGAAACAATATAATATATGATCAACCAGAAAATAATAATGATGAAATTCCATCGGCAGGAAATGAACAATATTATGTGCCGCTTGTTCCTCAAGGTAAAGCAAATGTTCCTAGAGCTCCACCCAAACGAGTGCCTCCTAAGGGTGAAACTGGTTGA